Proteins found in one Clostridia bacterium genomic segment:
- a CDS encoding ABC transporter ATP-binding protein, with translation MDRLLELKDLEVSFDTYAGEVKAVRGVSFHLDKGEAIAIVGESGCGKSVTAQSIMRLIPSPPGRVKNGSIMFNDKEILKLSEREMQVIRGSEIGMIFQDPMTSLNPTMSIGKQIMEGLIKHRHLSKSQANEEALKMLKLVNIPNAERRMKQYPHEFSGGMRQRAMIAIALACNPKLLIADEPTTALDVTIQAQIIDLMQDLQKELNTAIILITHDLGVVADMAQRILVMYAGKIIESGTLDDIFYRPHHPYTWGLLKSVPRLDAKQKENLMPIDGTPPDLFAPPVGCGFAARCEYCMSICKEMQPEFLQVADGHHSACWLSHPNAPKVERPVGIGGVK, from the coding sequence ATGGATAGATTATTAGAATTAAAAGATTTGGAAGTTTCCTTTGATACCTATGCAGGAGAAGTCAAAGCGGTTAGAGGAGTTTCTTTCCACCTTGACAAGGGAGAAGCCATTGCTATAGTTGGAGAATCTGGCTGTGGAAAGAGCGTTACTGCTCAGTCTATTATGAGACTTATTCCCTCACCTCCAGGCAGGGTTAAAAATGGGAGCATAATGTTTAACGACAAAGAAATATTGAAGCTCTCTGAAAGAGAGATGCAGGTAATAAGAGGCTCTGAAATCGGTATGATATTTCAGGACCCAATGACCTCTCTGAATCCGACTATGTCAATTGGTAAACAGATAATGGAAGGTCTAATAAAGCATAGACATTTAAGCAAATCGCAGGCAAACGAAGAAGCACTGAAAATGCTTAAGCTTGTTAATATACCGAATGCAGAGAGAAGAATGAAGCAGTATCCTCATGAGTTCAGCGGCGGTATGAGGCAGAGGGCCATGATAGCTATAGCTCTTGCATGTAATCCTAAGCTTCTAATAGCTGACGAGCCTACAACAGCCCTTGACGTTACTATACAGGCGCAGATTATAGACCTTATGCAGGATCTCCAGAAAGAGCTTAATACAGCAATAATACTTATTACCCATGACTTGGGAGTTGTTGCTGACATGGCTCAGAGAATATTAGTAATGTATGCGGGTAAAATCATTGAAAGCGGCACCCTTGATGATATATTCTACAGACCGCACCATCCTTATACTTGGGGCTTATTAAAATCTGTTCCAAGACTTGACGCTAAGCAGAAGGAAAATCTTATGCCAATAGATGGCACACCACCAGACTTGTTCGCTCCGCCAGTTGGGTGCGGATTTGCAGCAAGGTGTGAATACTGCATGTCTATCTGTAAGGAAATGCAGCCAGAGTTTTTGCAGGTCGCAGATGGACATCACTCAGCTTGTTGGTTGTCTCATCCCAATGCTCCTAAAGTTGAACGACCGGTAGGAATTGGAGGCGTAAAATAA
- a CDS encoding ABC transporter permease — MELQREQFTVVGKDLSTAQAIVRPSLTYFQDAWRRLKKNPSAIAAIIILTLIILMAIFQPMVSAYSFSEQNLMLTNGKPGVQGHLFGTDELGRDLFVRVWIGARISLLIGLVGALIELVLGTIYGGISGFKGGQVDNMMMRIVDILWSIPEVVIMILLIMVMGPGLLTVILAISALHWLPMARIVRGQILQIKEQEFVLAAKTLGASPSRLIGKHLIPNVIGPIIVRLTFAIPGCIFFEAFLSFIGMGVPQPLASWGTLAATGQRAIIAQPHMLLFPSAAISLAILSFNMLGDGLRDALDPRLRK, encoded by the coding sequence ATGGAATTGCAAAGAGAACAATTTACGGTTGTAGGCAAGGACTTAAGTACTGCACAGGCTATAGTAAGACCAAGCTTGACATATTTTCAGGATGCATGGAGAAGACTTAAGAAGAATCCTTCCGCTATAGCCGCAATTATAATACTCACTTTAATTATATTAATGGCGATTTTCCAGCCTATGGTTTCAGCTTACTCATTTTCTGAGCAGAATCTTATGCTTACAAATGGAAAGCCTGGGGTACAAGGGCATTTGTTTGGAACAGATGAATTAGGCCGTGACTTGTTTGTAAGAGTCTGGATAGGAGCAAGGATTTCACTCCTTATAGGATTGGTCGGTGCTCTTATTGAATTGGTTTTAGGTACGATATATGGTGGGATTTCCGGTTTCAAAGGCGGACAGGTGGATAACATGATGATGCGTATAGTTGACATACTGTGGAGTATACCGGAAGTTGTCATAATGATACTTCTTATAATGGTTATGGGGCCGGGGTTACTGACAGTTATTTTAGCGATTTCCGCCTTGCACTGGCTGCCTATGGCTCGAATAGTCAGAGGGCAGATACTGCAGATCAAGGAGCAGGAATTTGTTTTAGCAGCGAAAACACTGGGTGCGAGCCCTTCAAGACTTATAGGAAAGCATCTGATACCAAATGTTATAGGGCCGATTATTGTTAGACTGACTTTTGCTATACCAGGTTGTATATTCTTCGAAGCCTTTCTAAGCTTTATTGGTATGGGTGTTCCACAGCCTCTCGCAAGCTGGGGTACTTTGGCAGCCACAGGGCAGAGGGCAATCATTGCTCAGCCGCACATGCTTCTATTCCCGTCAGCAGCCATAAGTTTGGCCATATTGTCCTTCAACATGCTGGGTGATGGTCTTCGAGATGCCCTTGACCCAAGATTGAGAAAGTAG